The following are encoded in a window of Sminthopsis crassicaudata isolate SCR6 chromosome 5, ASM4859323v1, whole genome shotgun sequence genomic DNA:
- the TBK1 gene encoding serine/threonine-protein kinase TBK1 isoform X2: MNHLRENGIVHRDIKPGNIMRVIGEDGQSVYKLTDFGAARVLEDDEQFVSLYGTEEYLHPDMYERAVLRKDHQKKYGATVDLWSIGVTFYHAATGSLPFRPFEGPRRNKEVMYKIITGKPSGAISGVQKAENGPIDWSADMPVSCSLSRGLQVLLTPVLANILEADQEKCWGFDQFFAETSDILHRMIVHVFSLQQMTAHKIYIHSCNTATVFHDLVYKQTKIVSSNQELIYEGRRLVLEPGRLAQHFPKTTEENPIIVISREPMSIVGLMYEKISLPKVHPRYDLDGDASMAKVITGVVCYACRVASTLLLYQELMRKGIRWLIELIKEDYNETIHKKTEVVIALDFCIRNIEKTVKIYEKLMQIDLEAAELGEISDIHTKLLRLSSSQGTIETSLQDIKSKLSPGGLLADTWANQEGTHPKDRNVEKLQVLLNCITEIYYQFKKDKAERRLAYNEEQIHKFDKQKLYFYATKAMSHFTDECVEKYETFLDKAEEWMRKMLHLRKQLSSLTNQCFDMEEEVSKYQDYTNELQETLPQKLFAASSGIKHTMAPIYPSSNTLVEMTLGMKKLKEEMEGVVKELAENNHILERFGALTMDGGLRNVDCL, from the exons ATGAATCACCTCCGAGAAAATGGAATAGTGCACCGTGATATCAAGCCAGGCAACATCATGCGTGTTATAGGGGAAGATGGACAATCTGTTTACAAATTGACAGATTTTGGTGCTGCTAGAGTATTAGAAGATGACGAGCAGTTTGTTTCTTTGTATGGCACAGAAGAGTATTTG CATCCTGATATGTATGAACGAGCAGTGCTAAGGAAAGATCATCAGAAGAAATATGGTGCAACAGTTGATCTTTGGAGCATTGGAGTAACATTTTACCATGCAGCAACAGGGTCATTACCCTTTCGCCCTTTTGAAGGACCTAGACGAAACAAAGAAGTCAT GTATAAAATAATTACTGGAAAACCTTCTGGTGCAATATCAGGAGTACAAAAAGCAGAAAATGGGCCAATTGATTGGAGTGCAGATATGCCTGTTTCTTGTAGTCTTTCTAG GGGTCTGCAAGTCCTACTTACTCCTGTACTAGCAAACATTCTTGAAGCTGACCAGGAAAAATGCTGGGGTTTTGACCAGTTTTTTGCTGAAACTAGTGATATACTTCACCGGATGATAGTGCATGTTTTTTCTTTACAACAAATGACAGCCCACAAGATTTATATTCATAGTTGTAATAC TGCTACTGTGTTCCATGATTTGGTTTATAAACAAACCAAAATTGTTTCTTCAAATCAAGAATTGATCTATGAAGGACGACGATTAGTGCTCGAACCTGGAAGACTAGCACAGCATTTTCCTAAAACTACTGAAGAAAATCCCATCATTGTAATAAGCCGGGAACCTATGAGCATTGTTGGATTAATGTATGAGAAAA tTTCACTCCCCAAAGTACATCCACGTTATGATTTGGATGGTGATGCTAGTATGGCTAAG GTAATAACAGGTGTCGTCTGTTATGCCTGTAGAGTTGCCAGTACCTTGCTGCTTTATCAGGAATTGATGCGAAAAGGAATACGATGGCTGAT TGAATTGATTAAAGAAGATTATAATGAAACAATACACAAAAAGACAGAAGTTGTGATTGCTCTGGATTTCTGTATCAGAAACATTGAAAAAACTGTGAAAAT atatgaaaaattgATGCAGATTGATTTGGAAGCAGCAGAGCTGGGTGAGATTTCAGACATTCACACTAAATTATTGCGA CTCTCTAGCTCACAGGGAACGATAGAAACTAGTCTTCAGGATATCAAAAGCAAATTGTCTCCTGGAGGATTATTGGCAGACACCTGGGCAAATCAGGAAGGAACACATCCAAAGGACCGAAA TGTAGAAAAACTGCAAGTCCTGCTAAATTGCATTACAGAGATTTACTATCAGTTCAAAAAAGACAAAGCAGAACGGA GACTAGCTTACAATGAAGAACAGATTCACAAATTTGACAA gCAGAAACTGTATTTTTATGCAACAAAAGCTATGAGCCACTTTACTGATGAGTGTGTTGAAAAATATGAAACCTTTTTGGACAAAGCTGAAGAGTGGatgag AAAGATGCTTCACCTAAGGAAACAGCTGTCATCTCTAACTAATCAGTGTTTTGATATGGAGGAAGAAGTATCAAAATACCAGGATTATACTAATGAG TTACAGGAAACTTTACCTCAGAAATTGTTTGCAGCTTCCAGTGGCATAAAACATACCATGGCCCCCATTTATCCAAGTTCCAATACACTAGTGGAGATGACTCTTGG tatgaagaaattgaaggaagagatggaaggtGTTGTTAAAGAACTTGCtgaaaataatcatattttagAGAG attTGGTGCTTTGACGATGGATGGTGGACTTCGGAATGTTGATTGTCTCTAA